The following coding sequences lie in one Primulina huaijiensis isolate GDHJ02 chromosome 2, ASM1229523v2, whole genome shotgun sequence genomic window:
- the LOC140971361 gene encoding uncharacterized protein isoform X1, protein MSAIVCGKRSNFFEESPSSPPVAKRIRCSSSPSRNFSPPRPAAFNCVVSDTYLPIDRLFTLFPDMEKQFLEKVLEESGDNLDSAIKRLNDLHLSTATIASNVTQSINAQFSFQGTVANNVETAPRKELPAGSNLSADGTEWVELLVREVTGASNVEDAKERVSRALESLEKSICANATAEAAQSFQKENIILKQQLEAFTQENTILKRAVSIQHERQKEFEEMGRELHQLKQLVSQYQEQLRTLEVNNYALAMHLKQAQQSNSISGRFHPDVF, encoded by the exons ATGTCTGCCATAGTGTGCGGGAAGAGATCGAATTTCTTCGAGGAGTCGCCGTCGTCGCCGCCAGTCGCCAAGAGAATCCGCTGTTCTTCATCTCCTTCCCGGAATTTCTCTCCGCCGAGGCCTGCCGCTTTCAACTGCGTGGTCTCTGATACATATTTACCGATCGATCGTCTTTTTACTCTTTTTCCTGATATGGAAAAGCAG TTTCTGGAGAAAGTCCTTGAAGAATCCGGTGACAATCTGGATTCTGCTATCAAAAGATTAAATGATCTTCATTTGAGTACGGCAACGATAGCATCTAATGTTACCCAGAGCATTAACGCTCAATTTTCGTTTCAAG GTACAGTGGCAAATAATGTGGAGACTGCTCCAAGGAAGGAACTGCCTGCTGGAAGCAATCTCTCCGCAGATGGTACAGAGTGGGTCGAGCTCTTGGTTAGAGAGGTCACAGGAGCTTCAAATGTAGAGGATGCTAAAGAACGCGTGTCGCGAGCCCTTGAGTCCTTGGAGAAGTCTATTTGTGCAAATGCAACTGCAGAAGCTGCCCAGAGCTTTCAGAAG GAGAACATTATTCTAAAGCAACAGCTGGAAGCGTTCACACAGGAAAATACTATTTTGAAGCGAGCAGTGTCAATCCAACACGAGCGCCAAAAAGAGTTTGAGGAAATGGGCCGGGAGTTGCATCAGCTGAAACAGCTAGTGTCGCAGTACCAGGAGCAGCTGAGGACGCTTGAG GTGAACAACTATGCCCTTGCAATGCACCTTAAACAAGCTCAACAAAGCAACTCGATATCTGGACGGTTCCACCCGGATGTGTTTTAG
- the LOC140971361 gene encoding uncharacterized protein isoform X2 — protein MSAIVCGKRSNFFEESPSSPPVAKRIRCSSSPSRNFSPPRPAAFNCVVSDTYLPIDRLFTLFPDMEKQFLEKVLEESGDNLDSAIKRLNDLHLSTATIASNVTQSINAQFSFQVANNVETAPRKELPAGSNLSADGTEWVELLVREVTGASNVEDAKERVSRALESLEKSICANATAEAAQSFQKENIILKQQLEAFTQENTILKRAVSIQHERQKEFEEMGRELHQLKQLVSQYQEQLRTLEVNNYALAMHLKQAQQSNSISGRFHPDVF, from the exons ATGTCTGCCATAGTGTGCGGGAAGAGATCGAATTTCTTCGAGGAGTCGCCGTCGTCGCCGCCAGTCGCCAAGAGAATCCGCTGTTCTTCATCTCCTTCCCGGAATTTCTCTCCGCCGAGGCCTGCCGCTTTCAACTGCGTGGTCTCTGATACATATTTACCGATCGATCGTCTTTTTACTCTTTTTCCTGATATGGAAAAGCAG TTTCTGGAGAAAGTCCTTGAAGAATCCGGTGACAATCTGGATTCTGCTATCAAAAGATTAAATGATCTTCATTTGAGTACGGCAACGATAGCATCTAATGTTACCCAGAGCATTAACGCTCAATTTTCGTTTCAAG TGGCAAATAATGTGGAGACTGCTCCAAGGAAGGAACTGCCTGCTGGAAGCAATCTCTCCGCAGATGGTACAGAGTGGGTCGAGCTCTTGGTTAGAGAGGTCACAGGAGCTTCAAATGTAGAGGATGCTAAAGAACGCGTGTCGCGAGCCCTTGAGTCCTTGGAGAAGTCTATTTGTGCAAATGCAACTGCAGAAGCTGCCCAGAGCTTTCAGAAG GAGAACATTATTCTAAAGCAACAGCTGGAAGCGTTCACACAGGAAAATACTATTTTGAAGCGAGCAGTGTCAATCCAACACGAGCGCCAAAAAGAGTTTGAGGAAATGGGCCGGGAGTTGCATCAGCTGAAACAGCTAGTGTCGCAGTACCAGGAGCAGCTGAGGACGCTTGAG GTGAACAACTATGCCCTTGCAATGCACCTTAAACAAGCTCAACAAAGCAACTCGATATCTGGACGGTTCCACCCGGATGTGTTTTAG
- the LOC140961242 gene encoding calmodulin-like protein 3: MIVILLPSILFIFGLIYTFSTIPTTKKIANIIWFRYIHEKTDVSQIEKVKKTSQGMDQEKELVIKDGVVTKSELRSVFGTFDKNKDGYITKQELRESLKNIGISAEEKDVDDMVENFDSNGDGLIDFDEFCELFESISGRKEGCLKDESLQEAFDVFDGNKDGMITVEELGLVLSSLGLAQGKNLEDCKEMIRKVDLDGDGMVNFDEFKRMMRNGIERLVSVS, from the coding sequence ATGATTGTTATATTGTTACCCTCTATTCTCTTCATATTTGGGcttatttatacattttctacCATCCCTACAACCAAAAAAATTGCTAATATTATATGGTTCAgatatattcatgaaaaaactGATGTTTCCCAAATAGAGAAAGTCAAGAAAACAAGCCAAGGCATGGATCAAGAGAAGGAACTGGTGATCAAGGATGGTGTTGTTACCAAAAGTGAGCTCAGAAGTGTTTTTGGTACATTTGATAAGAACAAAGATGGGTACATAACCAAGCAAGAGCTTAGAGAATCACTCAAGAACATTGGGATCTCAGCAGAAGAGAAAGATGTTGATGATATGGTGGAGAACTTTGATTCAAATGGGGATGGTTTGATAGACTTCGACGAGTTCTGTGAGCTTTTTGAGTCGATATCGGGCCGGAAGGAGGGTTGCTTGAAAGATGAGAGCTTGCAGGAGGCTTTTGATGTGTTTGATGGGAACAAAGATGGGATGATAACAGTTGAAGAGTTGGGTTTGGTTTTAAGTTCTTTGGGGCTTGCACAAGGAAAGAATTTGGAGGATTGCAAAGAGATGATTAGGAAGGTGGATTTGGATGGAGATGGAATGGTTAATTTTGATGAGTTCAAAAGAATGATGAGAAATGGGATTGAAAGGCTTGTCTCGGTTTCTTGA
- the LOC140971361 gene encoding uncharacterized protein isoform X3, whose amino-acid sequence MSAIVCGKRSNFFEESPSSPPVAKRIRCSSSPSRNFSPPRPAAFNCVVSDTYLPIDRLFTLFPDMEKQFLEKVLEESGDNLDSAIKRLNDLHLSTATIASNVTQSINAQFSFQGTVANNVETAPRKELPAGSNLSADGTEWVELLVREVTGASNVEDAKERVSRALESLEKSICANATAEAAQSFQKENTILKRAVSIQHERQKEFEEMGRELHQLKQLVSQYQEQLRTLEVNNYALAMHLKQAQQSNSISGRFHPDVF is encoded by the exons ATGTCTGCCATAGTGTGCGGGAAGAGATCGAATTTCTTCGAGGAGTCGCCGTCGTCGCCGCCAGTCGCCAAGAGAATCCGCTGTTCTTCATCTCCTTCCCGGAATTTCTCTCCGCCGAGGCCTGCCGCTTTCAACTGCGTGGTCTCTGATACATATTTACCGATCGATCGTCTTTTTACTCTTTTTCCTGATATGGAAAAGCAG TTTCTGGAGAAAGTCCTTGAAGAATCCGGTGACAATCTGGATTCTGCTATCAAAAGATTAAATGATCTTCATTTGAGTACGGCAACGATAGCATCTAATGTTACCCAGAGCATTAACGCTCAATTTTCGTTTCAAG GTACAGTGGCAAATAATGTGGAGACTGCTCCAAGGAAGGAACTGCCTGCTGGAAGCAATCTCTCCGCAGATGGTACAGAGTGGGTCGAGCTCTTGGTTAGAGAGGTCACAGGAGCTTCAAATGTAGAGGATGCTAAAGAACGCGTGTCGCGAGCCCTTGAGTCCTTGGAGAAGTCTATTTGTGCAAATGCAACTGCAGAAGCTGCCCAGAGCTTTCAGAAG GAAAATACTATTTTGAAGCGAGCAGTGTCAATCCAACACGAGCGCCAAAAAGAGTTTGAGGAAATGGGCCGGGAGTTGCATCAGCTGAAACAGCTAGTGTCGCAGTACCAGGAGCAGCTGAGGACGCTTGAG GTGAACAACTATGCCCTTGCAATGCACCTTAAACAAGCTCAACAAAGCAACTCGATATCTGGACGGTTCCACCCGGATGTGTTTTAG
- the LOC140971362 gene encoding uncharacterized protein, translated as MHETEVHDLSDDADYAASIQQGSGVVNRSGSGKRSSSNDLDGAEIVYTKDNVAIHPTQYASERISGRLKLIKQGNSLFMTWIPYKGQSSSARLSEKDKNLYTIRAVPFSDIRSIRRHTPTLGWQYVIVVMSSGLAFPPLYFYNGGVREFITTAKQHVVLVRSAEDANVFLVNDFQNPLQRTLSSLELPMAVSVANAPSPALAASEFPSSAHQENDVDSYQQNGRQRQKHHDPARDLSIQVLEKFSLVTRFARETTSQLFWDGHIDGVSINDGRKPDQSFSDHHPITASNESKKVTVAPDPLEFDKLSLAWGKPRQPPLGHEEWTTFLDSEGRVMDSQALRKRIFYGGVEHNMRKEVWTFLLGYCSYDSTYAEREYLTSIKKTEYETIKKQWQSISPEQAKRFTKFRERKGLIDKDVVRTDRSLSFYDGDENSNVHLLRDILLTYSFYNFDLGYCQGMSDLLSPILFVMGDESESFWCFVSLMERLGPNFNRDQSGMHSQLFALSKLVELLDSPLHNYFAQNDCLNYFFCFRWILIQFKREFEYEKTMRLWEVLWTHYPNEHLHLYVCVAILKRHRAIIMGEQMDFDTLLKFINELSDRIDLDTTLRDAEALCIHAGENGAASIPPGTPPSLPLEDASIYPQPDDDIL; from the exons ATGCACGAAACGGAAGTCCATGATTTGTCAGATGATGCAGATTATGCTGCATCGATTCAACAG GGTTCTGGTGTCGTGAACCGGAGTGGTAGCGGTAAACGAAGCTCATCTAATGACTTGGATGGTGCGGAGATTGTATATACAAAGGATAACGTGGCAATTCATCCCACGCAATATGCTTCCGAGAGAATCAGCGGCCGGTTGAAGTTGATCAAGCAAGGGAACTCTCTTTTCATG ACATGGATTCCTTACAAAGGTCAAAGCTCGAGCGCTAGGTTGTCTGAGAAAG ATAAGAATCTCTACACTATCAGGGCTGTGCCGTTTTCAGATATTCGCTCCATACGTAGACATACTCCGACCCTGGGCTGGCAGTATGTTATAGTAGTTATGTCATCAG GACTAGCTTTTCCTCCTCTTTATTTCTACAATGGAGGAGTCAGAGAATTTATAACAACTGCTAAGCAGCACGTTGTCCTTGTGAG GTCAGCAGAAGATGCAAATGTTTTTCTTGTGAATGATTTTCAAAATCCTCTCCAG CGAACTCTGTCTTCCTTGGAACTTCCTATGGCTGTTTCTGTTGCAAATGCCCCATCCCCAGCTCTTGCTGCTAGTGAATTTCCCTCAAGTGCTCATCAAGAAAATGATGTTGACAGTTATCAGCAAAATGGTCGACAAAGGCAGAAACATCATGATCCCGCTCGGGACCTTTCAATACAAGTCCTGGAGAAATTCTCACTTGTCACTAGATTTGCTCGAGAAACAACTTCCCAGCTCTTTTGGGATGGTCATATTGATGGCGTTTCCATTAATGATGGGAGGAAACCTGATCAGTCTTTTTCAGATCATCACCCTATCACAGCATCTAATGAATCCAAAAAAGTTACTGTAGCACCTGATCCATTGGAG TTTGATAAATTATCGCTAGCATGGGGAAAACCACGTCAGCCACCATTGGGGCATGAAGAG TGGACTACATTCTTGGATTCAGAAGGGCGAGTAATGGATTCACAAGCACTTAGGAAGAGAATCTTCTACGGGGGAGTTGAGCACAATATGCGGAAGGAG GTTTGGACATTTTTATTAGGATACTGTTCATATGATTCAACTTATGCAGAGAGGGAATACCTCACATCAATAAAGAAGACGGAATATGAAACAATTAAAAAACAGTGGCAG aGCATTTCACCGGAGCAGGCAAAAAGATTTACAAAATTCAGGGAGAGGAAAGGCCTTATCGACAAGGATGTG GTGAGGACTGATAGGTCACTCTCATTCTATGATGGCGATGAAAATTCAAATGTGCATCTCTTGCGCGACATTCTGCTGACCTACTCTTTTTACAACTTTGATCTTGGCTATTGCCAG GGCATGAGTGATCTTTTATCCCCAATCTTGTTTGTCATGGGTGATGAATCCGAGTCCTTTTGGTGCTTTGTTTCTCTTATGGAACGCCTTGGACCAAATTTCAATCGCGACCAAAGTGGGATGCATTCTCAACTTTTTGCATTATCAAAG CTGGTCGAGTTGTTGGACAGCCCATTGCATAACTATTTTGCGCAGAATGATTGCTTGAACTATTTCTTCTGTTTTCGCTGGATTCTTATACAGTTTAAGAG GGAATTTGAATATGAGAAGACAATGCGTCTGTGGGAGGTACTATGGACCCATTATCCAAATGAGCATCTTCACCTATATGTTTGTGTCGCGATCCTCAAAAGACACCGTGCTATAATAATGGGAGAACAAATGGATTTCGATACACTCCTAAAATTCATCAATGAGCTGAGTGATCGCATTGACCTCGATACAACCCTTAGGGACGCAGAAGCCTTGTGCATACATGCTGGTGAGAATGGTGCGGCTTCTATCCCACCTGGAACTCCACCTTCTCTGCCGCTTGAGGATGCTTCAATATATCCTCAACCAGACGATGATATACTGTAG